The nucleotide sequence CCATTCTTATAAAAGTGCTTTGCAGGGACAACGAACACCTTATGCACGTACTTAACAGGGATATACAGCAGATTGAAGGGGTATCAAGAACTGAGACCTTTATTTCTTTGGACCAACAAATAGACAGACAAATAACGATATAAAAAAAAGGACATCTAAAGAAGTCCTTTTTTTTATATAATTTATCATAAGTCTTAGTCCCTACCTCCTAGAACCTGCATAGCCCAATAGACCAAGGTTGCCAAAGATCCTATGGCGGCTACCAAGTAAGTTCTGGCAGCCCATTTTAAGGCATCCTCAGATCCTTTGTACTCTTCTTGGCTCACCATATTCTTGTTCTTTAACCAGGCTAGGGCACGGTTACTGGCATCGTATTCAACCGGCAAAGTAATAAAGCTAAACAAAGTAGCCAGCCCCATCATTATTAGACCTGCAACGGCCACCCAATATCCAAGACCAACTCCTGCTGCGGCTCCCAACATAAGCCCCCCAAAGACTACCCACATAGACATGCCTGAGGTAACACTTACCACCGGCACCAATTTGGAACGCAAGGTCAACCATTCATATGCCGTAGCATGTTGTACCGCATGTCCACATTCGTGGGCCGCAACAGCGGCTGCCGAAGCGTTTCTTTGATTGTACACCCCTTCACTTAAATTTACCGTTTTATTTACCGGATTGTAGTGGTCCGTTAGCATTCCTGGTGTAGAAATAACCTTTACATCCCTGATTCCGTGGTCTGCCAACATTTTCTCGGCAATTTCGGCACCGCTCATACCATTGCGCAAATGCACCTTGGAATAGTGCTTAAATTTGCTTTTTAGTTTATTACTAACCAACCAACTTACCAAGGCAATAGCACCCAGCAATATATAATACATCATCATAACAATTCTATTTTTAAGATTAATCCAATATACTAAAGTTTCCTTTTCTTAATACCAAGTAATTCTTTCTT is from Arenibacter algicola and encodes:
- a CDS encoding zinc metallopeptidase — its product is MMMYYILLGAIALVSWLVSNKLKSKFKHYSKVHLRNGMSGAEIAEKMLADHGIRDVKVISTPGMLTDHYNPVNKTVNLSEGVYNQRNASAAAVAAHECGHAVQHATAYEWLTLRSKLVPVVSVTSGMSMWVVFGGLMLGAAAGVGLGYWVAVAGLIMMGLATLFSFITLPVEYDASNRALAWLKNKNMVSQEEYKGSEDALKWAARTYLVAAIGSLATLVYWAMQVLGGRD